Proteins encoded within one genomic window of Kibdelosporangium phytohabitans:
- the paaD gene encoding 1,2-phenylacetyl-CoA epoxidase subunit PaaD encodes MVSARAVAETVTDPELPMLTLADLGVLRDVRETADGVVVTITPTYTGCPAMDAMRADLSTALHRAGFDAVDVRTVLSPAWTTDWITAAGRDKLAKAGIAPPGAAQRTSGPIPLTLTAPPKRVPCPQCGSSDTELLSEFSATACKALRRCRACAEPFEHVKEI; translated from the coding sequence ATGGTGAGCGCGCGTGCCGTGGCGGAGACGGTGACGGACCCCGAACTGCCCATGCTGACCCTGGCCGATCTCGGCGTCCTGCGTGACGTCAGGGAAACCGCGGACGGCGTGGTCGTGACCATCACGCCGACGTACACGGGATGTCCCGCCATGGATGCCATGCGTGCCGACCTGTCCACCGCGTTGCACCGAGCCGGATTCGATGCCGTCGATGTCCGCACGGTGTTGTCGCCTGCGTGGACCACCGACTGGATCACAGCGGCAGGCCGGGACAAACTCGCCAAGGCCGGGATCGCGCCACCCGGTGCGGCGCAGCGCACCAGCGGCCCGATCCCGCTGACGCTGACCGCGCCGCCGAAGCGTGTGCCGTGTCCGCAATGCGGTTCGTCGGACACCGAACTGCTGTCGGAGTTCAGTGCGACGGCGTGCAAGGCGCTCCGCCGTTGCCGTGCTTGCGCCGAGCCGTTCGAGCATGTCAAGGAGATCTGA
- the paaE gene encoding 1,2-phenylacetyl-CoA epoxidase subunit PaaE: MGTEDLLTRSSTGAVHSRRRPEFHELTVAHVERLCDDAVAVTFDVPLELQAEFEFRAGQSLTLRRVIDGRDERRSYSICAMAGTKPRIGVREVPGGAFSPWLVHEVRPGDRVEVLPPTGTFTPDTVPARHVLLAAGSGITPVMSILSTVLRDPAATAVVLYGNRRTNTVMFADELADLKDRYTARMELVHVLSREPREAELFTGRLDGEKLRTLLPLLVQVATVDHWWLCGPFGMVTEAREVLAELGVPRERIHFELFYVEDTPPEQVHHVDQVATGPSAEVTVRLDGRTTTTAVPRETTLLEGAQRVRPDLPFACKGGVCGTCRAKVVSGKVHMRRNFALEDAEVDAGFVVTCQTVPTSDAVEIDFDQ, from the coding sequence ATGGGTACTGAAGATTTGCTTACAAGGTCCAGCACCGGCGCGGTTCACTCGCGCCGCAGGCCCGAGTTCCACGAGCTGACGGTGGCGCACGTGGAGCGCCTCTGCGACGACGCCGTGGCGGTGACGTTCGACGTACCGCTTGAGCTGCAGGCCGAGTTCGAGTTCCGCGCGGGCCAGTCGTTGACGTTGCGGCGGGTCATCGACGGCCGGGACGAGCGGCGGTCGTACTCGATCTGCGCCATGGCCGGTACGAAGCCGCGGATCGGCGTGCGCGAAGTACCAGGCGGCGCGTTCTCGCCGTGGCTCGTGCACGAGGTCCGCCCCGGCGACCGCGTCGAGGTCCTGCCGCCGACCGGTACCTTCACCCCGGACACGGTCCCCGCCCGGCACGTGCTGCTTGCGGCTGGCTCAGGGATCACGCCAGTCATGTCGATCCTGTCGACGGTCCTGCGTGACCCGGCGGCGACAGCGGTGGTCCTCTACGGCAACCGCCGCACCAATACAGTCATGTTCGCGGATGAGCTCGCGGATCTCAAGGATCGCTACACAGCGCGTATGGAACTGGTGCACGTGCTGTCCCGCGAACCGAGGGAAGCCGAGCTGTTCACCGGACGGCTGGACGGCGAGAAACTCCGGACCTTGCTGCCGCTGCTGGTCCAGGTCGCCACGGTTGACCATTGGTGGCTGTGCGGCCCGTTCGGCATGGTGACCGAGGCCCGCGAGGTCCTCGCGGAACTGGGCGTTCCCCGTGAACGCATCCACTTCGAACTGTTCTACGTGGAGGACACGCCACCGGAGCAGGTCCACCACGTCGACCAGGTGGCAACCGGTCCCAGCGCCGAGGTGACGGTCCGGCTCGACGGGAGGACCACCACGACGGCCGTCCCCCGCGAGACGACCTTGCTGGAAGGCGCGCAGCGCGTGCGCCCCGACCTCCCGTTCGCCTGCAAAGGCGGGGTGTGCGGGACCTGCCGCGCCAAGGTGGTCAGCGGGAAGGTCCACATGCGCCGCAACTTCGCGTTGGAAGACGCCGAGGTGGACGCCGGGTTCGTGGTCACGTGCCAGACCGTGCCGACCTCGGACGCGGTGGAGATCGATTTCGACCAGTGA
- the paaA gene encoding 1,2-phenylacetyl-CoA epoxidase subunit PaaA: MNLEQDFDATIARDQRIEPRDWMPDGYRKTMIRQVAQHAHSEIIGMQPEGDWITRAPSLRRKAILLAKVQDEAGHGLYLYSAAETLGADRDDLTERLIGGRQKYSSIFNYPTLTFADVGVIGWLVDGAAICNQVPLCRSSYGPYARAMIRICKEESFHQRQGYELLMTMMSGTQAQRDMVQDATDRWWWPSLMMFGPPDAQSTNTAQSMVWKIKRHTNDELRQRFVDMSVPQAEKLGVTLPDPDLKWNAERGHYDFGEIDWAHFKEVVSGNGPCNEIRLTRRRKAHEGGQWVRDAAAAHAAKQQRKEAVA, translated from the coding sequence GTGAACCTGGAGCAGGATTTCGACGCCACGATCGCACGCGACCAGCGGATCGAACCGCGCGACTGGATGCCGGACGGCTATCGCAAGACGATGATCCGCCAGGTCGCGCAGCACGCGCACTCCGAGATCATCGGCATGCAGCCGGAAGGCGACTGGATCACGCGGGCGCCGTCGTTGCGCCGCAAGGCGATCCTGCTGGCGAAGGTGCAGGACGAAGCGGGGCACGGGCTCTACCTGTACTCGGCGGCCGAGACGCTGGGCGCGGACCGCGACGACCTCACCGAGCGGTTGATCGGGGGACGGCAGAAGTACTCGTCGATCTTCAACTACCCGACGCTGACGTTCGCCGACGTCGGCGTGATCGGGTGGCTCGTCGACGGCGCCGCCATCTGCAACCAGGTCCCGCTCTGCCGCAGCTCCTACGGGCCGTACGCGCGGGCGATGATCCGGATCTGCAAGGAGGAGTCGTTCCACCAGCGCCAGGGCTACGAGTTGCTGATGACCATGATGAGCGGCACGCAGGCGCAGCGCGACATGGTGCAGGACGCGACCGACCGCTGGTGGTGGCCGTCGCTGATGATGTTCGGCCCGCCGGACGCGCAGTCGACCAACACCGCGCAGTCCATGGTGTGGAAGATCAAGCGGCACACCAATGACGAGCTGCGGCAGCGGTTCGTGGACATGAGCGTGCCGCAGGCCGAGAAGCTCGGCGTCACCCTGCCCGACCCCGATTTGAAGTGGAACGCCGAACGCGGCCACTACGACTTCGGCGAGATCGACTGGGCGCACTTCAAGGAAGTTGTCAGCGGAAACGGCCCCTGCAACGAGATCCGCCTGACTCGTCGCCGCAAGGCGCACGAGGGCGGCCAGTGGGTGCGTGACGCGGCCGCCGCGCACGCGGCGAAGCAACAGCGCAAGGAGGCTGTGGCATGA
- the paaC gene encoding 1,2-phenylacetyl-CoA epoxidase subunit PaaC, with protein MSFDNAYEALTEDNDTRWAFGTGFADPLAGIDTTVPSGVDAAELARSCLWLGDDALIMSHRLQEWCASAPELEDEVALANIALDLLGQARLLLARAAKADPSLVPAVDQSDEDALAFFRDAADFRNVRLVELGGGDFAFLMARLLVFSTWRLAVFQRLAGSPDQVVAAIAAKGIKELAYHRDYAARWVVRLGDGTDLSHERMQAGLDAVWPYVDELFDSDTSLRAEFDAVMSQVITAGALKQPPVRQATDTGQLEPLLAEMQSVARAYPDATW; from the coding sequence ATGTCCTTTGACAACGCCTACGAGGCGCTTACCGAAGACAACGACACCCGCTGGGCATTCGGCACCGGGTTCGCGGATCCGCTCGCGGGCATCGACACCACCGTCCCGTCCGGTGTGGACGCGGCCGAACTGGCCCGCTCGTGCCTGTGGCTCGGCGACGACGCGCTGATCATGTCGCATCGGCTGCAGGAGTGGTGTGCCTCGGCGCCGGAGCTGGAGGACGAGGTCGCGCTCGCGAACATCGCCCTCGACCTGCTCGGCCAGGCGCGGCTGTTGCTCGCCCGCGCGGCCAAGGCCGATCCGTCGCTCGTGCCGGCCGTCGACCAGTCCGATGAGGACGCGCTGGCGTTCTTCCGCGACGCGGCGGACTTCCGCAACGTCCGGCTGGTCGAGCTCGGCGGCGGCGACTTCGCGTTCCTGATGGCCAGACTGCTGGTGTTCAGCACGTGGCGGCTGGCTGTTTTCCAGCGCCTGGCCGGTTCGCCGGACCAGGTGGTCGCGGCCATCGCGGCCAAGGGGATCAAGGAACTGGCCTACCACCGCGACTACGCGGCCCGCTGGGTGGTCCGCCTCGGTGACGGCACGGACTTGTCGCACGAGCGGATGCAAGCTGGGCTCGACGCGGTGTGGCCGTACGTCGACGAGCTGTTCGACAGTGATACGTCCCTGCGCGCGGAGTTCGACGCCGTGATGTCGCAGGTCATCACGGCTGGCGCGCTCAAACAGCCACCTGTGCGTCAGGCGACGGACACCGGGCAACTGGAGCCGTTGCTGGCCGAAATGCAGAGCGTCGCACGGGCCTATCCGGACGCGACATGGTGA
- the paaB gene encoding 1,2-phenylacetyl-CoA epoxidase subunit PaaB, with protein sequence MSDWPLYEVFVRGKRGLNHVHVGSLHAADDEMAVRNARDLYTRRNEGVSIWVVKADFITASSPDEKDPFFAPSGDKVYRHPTFYDIPDDVPHM encoded by the coding sequence ATGAGCGACTGGCCACTGTACGAGGTGTTCGTGCGCGGAAAGCGCGGCCTCAACCACGTCCATGTCGGTTCGTTGCACGCGGCCGACGACGAGATGGCTGTGCGCAACGCCCGTGACCTGTACACACGTCGCAATGAAGGCGTGAGCATCTGGGTTGTTAAGGCGGACTTCATAACGGCGTCGAGCCCGGACGAGAAGGACCCGTTCTTCGCGCCGAGCGGCGACAAGGTCTACCGGCACCCCACGTTCTACGACATCCCCGACGACGTCCCCCATATGTGA